In the Mytilus trossulus isolate FHL-02 chromosome 1, PNRI_Mtr1.1.1.hap1, whole genome shotgun sequence genome, one interval contains:
- the LOC134692477 gene encoding uncharacterized protein LOC134692477, which produces MASSKPIPCGPCIEGKVNSEADIWCYNCDEGLCSTCSGRHKRSRLSSDHKTIDIKSYNPSVRAIKTECDKHGQQLILYCPSHLMPCCDECISNSHSKCMGIKSLASVVEKTKIEKKKESVEKDIKSILHLLGKIVYSKSQNIKREEEYISIKEFIVKIRNAIDKHLTNLEKKIYQEADTILNQEKSKAADLITEIEGNQKNLKKMLDQLHTVIPHASKLQSFLGVHQIEQKLHHCQRYIDDLEDDDRAKEFNIKMQQNNEIEKIIKKLGSLGELTVEKTDMDLNTETSVSREAQVELQEQPNINNMTMNIETQLKINMSLLSDMICLMDGRLIIVEKYEGVNLLTTDGKLQKKLPISGDVLSVTQINQDTIAISYPREKAIKIFNMENKTVTKVIKLDKECYGLSSSIDSLVVGLNDGEIRIIDLEGNTLKSIQVESQIDLDYLVYCNDRVIYSDRGGKAVYCYEGSGKQIWQYAQDLSGIMGLCTDTYGNIIVADDLSHRMIVISKDGKDSKVLLSEGLANPRCICLKQNESSGFICDGYGTNLKTFNLSYI; this is translated from the coding sequence ATGGCATCCAGTAAACCTATTCCATGTGGACCTTGTATAGAAGGAAAAGTAAACTCTGAAGCTGATATTTGGTGTTACAACTGTGATGAAGGATTGTGTTCAACATGTTCTGGACGTCACAAAAGATCGAGATTGTCAAGTGACCATAAAACCATTGATATTAAAAGCTATAACCCATCCGTCCGAGCTATTAAAACAGAATGTGACAAACATGGTCAACAACTCATTTTGTACTGCCCCAGTCATTTAATGCCTTGCTGTGATGAATGTATTTCAAATAGTCATTCAAAGTGTATGGGAATAAAAAGTTTAGCTAGCGTTGTGGAGAAAACcaagattgaaaaaaagaaagaatcaGTAGAGAAAGATATCAAATCCATCTTACATCTCTTAGGTAAAATTGTATACAGCAAAtcacaaaacattaaaagagAAGAAGAATATATAAGCATAAAAGAATTCATTGTGAAAATACGCAATGCAATAGATAAACATTTAACCAACCTAGAGAAGAAGATATACCAAGAAGCAGATACCATCTTGAATCAGGAAAAATCGAAAGCAGCAGATTTAATCACTGAAATTGAAGGAAATCAGAAAAACTTAAAGAAAATGCTAGACCAACTACATACAGTCATACCACATGCCTCAAAACTCCAATCATTTCTAGGTGTTCatcaaattgaacaaaaattaCATCATTGTCAACGATACATAGATGATCTGGAAGATGACGACAGGGCAAAAGAATTTAACATCAAAATGCAGCAAAACAATGAAAtagaaaagataataaaaaagttagggTCTTTAGGAGAATTAACTGTTGAGAAAACAGATATGGATTTGAATACAGAAACAAGTGTGAGTAGGGAAGCACAAGTAGAATTACAAGAACAaccaaacataaacaatatgaCCATGAACATTGAGACACAGTTAAAGATTAACATGAGTCTGTTGAGTGACATGATTTGTCTGATGGATGGAAGACTGATAATAGTGGAAAAGTATGAAGGAGTTAACCTACTTACTACTGATGGCAAGCTTCAGAAAAAGTTACCTATATCTGGTGATGTCTTAAGTGTTACACAGATCAATCAGGACACTATTGCCATATCTTATCCCCGGGAGAAAGCCATTAAGATCTTCaatatggaaaataaaacagtaaCCAAAGTTATCAAGTTAGATAAAGAATGCTATGGATTATCATCATCAATTGATTCTCTGGTTGTAGGTTTAAATGATGGGGAAATCCGTATTATAGACTTGGAAGGAAATACACTCAAGTCAATACAAGTTGAGAGTCAAATAGACCTGGATTACCTTGTTTACTGTAATGACAGAGTAATCTATAGTGATAGGGGTGGTAAAGCAGTATACTGTTATGAGGGATCAGGTAAACAGATCTGGCAATATGCACAGGATTTATCAGGAATAATGGGACTTTGTACAGATACTTATGGTAACATTATTGTGGCAGATGATCTCTCTCATAGAATGATAGTTATATCAAAAGATGGAAAGGATAGTAAAGTACTACTTAGTGAAGGACTGGCGAATCCTAGATGCATTTGTTTGAAACAGAATGAGTCTTCAGGTTTTATATGTGATGGCTATGGCACAAACttgaaaacatttaatttatcttatatataa
- the LOC134693310 gene encoding uncharacterized protein LOC134693310, producing the protein MRNESHSSSQNHVSTKHEEDYDDQDGPEDHHQAHERVKAIYSSPFSPHTPYSSERSWTSQRLVFKSDCITPPARGRLEHRPPYQYEMRSHSAGRDSQPVLVPGQGIRYIRSRSQSPHILRQRMPRPRYSKQDLEMIRAIQRGMEKRQRAVRLSYFNTASVDNLNWEM; encoded by the coding sequence ATGAGAAATGAATCCCACAGTTCATCACAAAACCATGTGTCTACTAAACATGAGGAAGATTATGACGACCAGGACGGTCCTGAAGATCACCACCAGGCTCATGAAAGGGTTAAAGCAATATATTCAAGTCCTTTCTCACCTCATACACCCTATTCTAGTGAAAGATCATGGACATCACAAAGATTGGTTTTCAAAAGCGATTGCATAACGCCTCCAGCACGGGGAAGACTGGAACATCGTCCTCCATATCAGTATGAAATGAGGAGTCATAGTGCTGGGCGGGATTCTCAGCCTGTCCTTGTTCCTGGACAAGGAATAAGATACATTCGTAGTCGGTCTCAATCACCACATATACTTCGACAAAGAATGCCACGACCTCGTTATTCAAAACAAGATCTAGAAATGATAAGAGCCATTCAACGGGGAATGGAAAAACGACAACGTGCTGTGAGACTCTCTTATTTTAATACTGCATCTGTGGATAATTTAAACTGGGAAATGTAG
- the LOC134717897 gene encoding methylglutaconyl-CoA hydratase, mitochondrial-like produces the protein MATSVLCRVQSLRKDLFLSVSRCSVLLKNTYLVKSTETDECSLEFLECDNEGIAVISMNRPKAKNSLGKVFLSQFQGCINNVKFEKNIRVLIIRSMVPGVFCAGADLKERAKMTNEEVGPFVAGLRQSVTDLSNIPMPTIAAIDGYALGGGLEMSLACDMRTASSNAKMGLVETKRGIIPGGGGTQRLTRVVGPALAKELIYTGRMFDGHEAAKLGVVNHSVDQNEAGDAAYQRAVELALEITPNGPVALRMAKMAISKGSEVDLTSGMGFEECGYAQVIPTKDRIEGMKSFIEKRAPVYKGE, from the exons ATGGCAACTTCCGTTTTATGTCGAGTCCAAAGTTTAAGAAAAGATTTATTCCTTTCGGTGTCAAGATGCTCggttttgttgaaaaacactTATTTGGTTAAATCAACTGAGACTGATGAATGCAGTCTTGAATTTTTGGAGTGTGACAATGAAG GTATTGCTGTTATCTCAATGAACAGACCAAAAGCAAAAAATTCTTTAGGGAAAGTATTTCTGAGTCAG tttcaaGGCTGcattaacaatgttaaatttgaGAAAAACATCAGAGTACTGATTATTAGGAGTATGGTACCTGGTGTATTTTGTGCAG GTGCTGACTTGAAAGAGCGAGCTAAGATGACCAATGAAGAAGTAGGACCATTTGTAGCTGGACTCCGACAAAGTGTGACAGATTTATCTAATATACCAATGCCAACCATAGCTGCTATTGATGGTTATGCTCTCGGGGGAGGATTAGAAATGTCTTTGGCTTGTGACATGAGAACTGCAT caaGTAATGCCAAAATGGGTTTGGTAGAAACAAAGAGAGGAATCATACCCGGGGGCG gagGAACTCAGAGGTTAACCAGAGTTGTTGGACCTGCCCTAGCTAAAGAATTAATATACACTGGCAGAATGTTTGATGGTCATGAAGCTGCTAAACTTGGAGTAGTTAATCACTCTGTAGATCAGAATGAGGCAGGGGATGCTGCTTATCAAAGGGCTGTAGAATTAGCTCTAGAAATTACACCAAAT gGCCCTGTAGCACTGAGAATGGCAAAGATGGCTATAAGCAAGGGTTCTGAA GTGGATCTCACAAGTGGTATGGGATTTGAAGAATGTGGTTACGCTCAG GTAATACCAACAAAAGATAGAATTGAAGGAATGAAGTCCTTCATAGAGAAGAGAGCACCTGTATATAAAGGGGAATAG
- the LOC134717888 gene encoding uncharacterized protein LOC134717888 encodes MASSKPIPCGPCHEGKVNTKADIWCYNCDEGLCLTCSGHHKRSRLSRDHKTIDIKSYNPSVRAIKTECDKHGQQLNLYCPSHLMPCCDECISNSHSKCMGIKSLASVVVKTKIEKQKESVEKDINTILHLLGNIVYNKSQNIKREEEYVSIKEFIVKIRNEIDKHLTHLEKKIYQEADTILNQEKSKTTDLITEIEGKQKNLKKMQDQFHTVIPYASKLQSFLGVHQIEQKVHQCQRYIDDLDKDDRAKEFNIKMEQNNEVEKIIKKLGSLGELIVVKTDMDLNKETGVSRKAQVESQEQSNINNMTMNIEKKIKINMRSMSDMICLMDGRLIILELYEGVNLLTPDGKLQKKLPISGIFFSVAQINQTTTIAIINPWERVILIFNMENETATKVITLDKVCYGLSSSDDSLVVGLDADEIRIIDLEGNTLKSIQVESQTDLLNLVYCNDRIIYSDCNGKAVYCVDGSGKQIWKYTQDLSEPMGLCTDTYGNIIVVDVGSHRIIVISKDGKDSKVLISDGLENSRYICFKQSESSCFISDGCGTYLKKFNLSTL; translated from the coding sequence ATGGCATCCAGTAAACCTATTCCATGTGGACCTTGTCATGAAGGAAAAGTAAACACTAAAGCTGACATCTGGTGTTACAACTGTGATGAAGGATTGTGTTTAACATGTTCTGGACATCACAAAAGATCAAGATTGTCACGTGACCATAAAACCATTGATATTAAAAGCTATAACCCATCTGTCCGAGCTATTAAAACAGAATGTGACAAACATGGTCAACAACTCAATTTGTACTGCCCCAGTCATTTAATGCCTTGCTGTGATGAATGTATTTCAAATAGTCATTCAAAGTGTATGGGAATAAAAAGTTTAGCTAGCGTTGTGGTGAAAACCAAGATTGAAAAACAGAAAGAATCCGTAGAGAAAGATATCAACACCATCTTACATCTCTTAGGtaacattgtatataacaaatcacaaaacattaaaagagAAGAAGAATATGTAAGCATAAAAGAATTCATTGTGAAAATACGcaatgaaatagataaacatTTAACCCACCTAGAGAAGAAGATATATCAAGAAGCAGATACCATCTTGAATCAGGAAAAATCAAAAACCACAGATTTAATCACTGAAATTGAAGGAAAACAGAAAAACTTAAAGAAAATGCAAGACCAATTTCATACAGTCATACCATATGCCTCAAAACTTCAATCATTTCTAGGTGTTCatcaaattgaacaaaaagTACATCAATGTCAACGATACATAGATGATCTGGATAAAGACGACAGGGCAAAAGAATTTAACATCAAAATGGAGCAAAACAATGaagtagaaaaaataataaaaaagttaggATCCTTAGGAGAATTAATCGTTGTAAAAACAGATATGGATTTGAACAAAGAGACAGGTGTGAGTAGGAAAGCACAAGTAGAATCACAAGAACAATCAAACATAAACAACATGACCATGAACATTGAGAAAAAGATAAAGATTAACATGAGGTCGATGAGTGACATGATTTGTCTGATGGATGGGAGACTGATAATACTAGAATTGTATGAAGGAGTTAACCTACTTACTCCTGATGGCAAGCTTCAGAAAAAGTTACCTATATCTGGTATATTCTTTAGTGTTGCACAGATCAATCAGACCACTACTATTGCCATAATTAATCCCTGGGAGAGAGTGATACTGATCTTCAATATGGAGAATGAAACAGCAACCAAAGTTATCACATTAGACAAAGTATGCTATGGATTATCATCATCAGATGATTCTCTTGTTGTAGGTTTGGATGCTGACGAAATCCGTATTATAGACTTGGAAGGAAATACACTGAAGTCAATACAAGTTGAGAGCCAAACAGACCTGTTGAACCTTGTTTACTGTAATGACAGAATAATCTATAGTGACTGTAATGGTAAAGCTGTATACTGTGTGGATGGATCAGGTAAACAGATCTGGAAATATACACAGGATTTATCAGAACCAATGGGACTTTGTACAGATACTTATGGTAACATTATAGTAGTAGATGTCGGTTCTCATAGAATAATAGTTATATCAAAAGATGGAAAGGATAGTAAAGTACTAATAAGCGATGGACTGGAGAATTCtagatatatatgtttcaaacaAAGTGAGTCTTCATGTTTTATAAGTGATGGCTGTGGCACATACTTGAAAAAATTCAATTTATCTActttataa
- the LOC134694152 gene encoding putative ankyrin repeat protein RF_0381, whose protein sequence is MAEAGGCSTIADNLGNHPIHYAIACLRKTPVKMLQMLIETGADTNAKNIYEQSIAHLVRVDSKDLTFERIKSIVNIMKTTDIKFNASDKWGCFPLMYISAFYDSDCLPFLNDITSASTVLNAIDNNGSSALHYAAYHDSGTFVNLLIQNGARIDTRDKLGESPIETAKRHLRISSEEALDESTTSES, encoded by the coding sequence ATGGCTGAGGCTGGGGGATGCTCAACGATAGCAGACAATCTTGGAAACCATCCAATTCATTATGCTATAGCCTGCTTGCGCAAAACACCTGTTAAGATGCTGCAAATGCTTATTGAAACCGGAGCCGATACAAATGCTAAGAACATATATGAGCAATCGATAGCCCATTTAGTGAGAGTTGATAGCAAAGATTTAACCTTTGAAAGAATCAAATCAATagtaaatataatgaaaacaacAGACATTAAATTTAACGCATCTGATAAATGGGGCTGTTTTCCGTTAATGTATATTAGTGCATTTTACGATTCCGATTGTCTCCCTTTTCTGAATGATATAACTTCAGCATCGACCGTTCTAAATGCAATAGACAACAATGGGTCGTCTGCATTGCATTATGCTGCCTACCACGATTCTGGCACTTTTGTCAATTTGTTGATTCAAAATGGCGCAAGAATTGACACCAGAGACAAACTCGGCGAGTCTCCAATCGAAACAGCTAAACGTCATCTAAGAATAAGTTCAGAAGAAGCTCTTGATGAAAGCACAACATCGGAAAGCTAA